A stretch of Rhizobium glycinendophyticum DNA encodes these proteins:
- the xdhC gene encoding xanthine dehydrogenase accessory protein XdhC, translating to MTTLPAFLKTHPNAVLVEVAETRGSTPREAGTLMLVSGTSLWGTVGGGHLEFMAIEHARKQLAGETVSETLDVPLGPEIGQCCGGRTILSFRVVDQALVAELTQRLASERAAFPDVMVFGAGHVGLALAQALAPLPLKVTLIDTRTEIDGDVPAGITFRRVAMPEAEVAKVRPGGAVVILTHDHALDFLIGRQALARTDLAYVGMIGSKTKRATFASFLDREGAQRSAMERLTLPIGGNAVKDKRPAVIAAMVAAELLGVLLGSRS from the coding sequence CTGACCACCCTCCCCGCCTTCCTCAAAACCCACCCCAACGCCGTTCTCGTCGAAGTCGCCGAGACCAGGGGATCGACCCCGCGCGAGGCCGGGACGTTGATGCTGGTATCCGGAACCAGCCTCTGGGGCACGGTCGGTGGCGGCCATCTGGAGTTCATGGCGATCGAACACGCCCGCAAGCAGCTGGCTGGCGAAACGGTGTCGGAGACGCTGGACGTGCCGCTCGGGCCCGAGATCGGCCAGTGCTGCGGTGGTCGCACGATCCTGTCGTTTCGTGTCGTCGATCAGGCCCTTGTTGCCGAACTCACGCAACGCCTGGCAAGCGAACGTGCGGCATTCCCCGACGTCATGGTTTTCGGCGCCGGCCATGTCGGCCTGGCACTCGCCCAGGCGCTGGCACCCCTTCCCTTGAAGGTCACCTTGATCGACACGCGCACCGAAATCGACGGCGACGTGCCCGCCGGCATCACCTTCCGCCGTGTGGCGATGCCGGAGGCCGAGGTGGCGAAGGTCAGGCCCGGCGGCGCCGTCGTCATCCTGACCCACGACCATGCATTGGATTTCCTGATCGGCAGGCAAGCGCTTGCCCGAACCGATCTCGCCTATGTCGGCATGATCGGCTCCAAGACCAAACGCGCCACCTTCGCCTCCTTCCTCGATCGCGAGGGCGCCCAGCGCTCGGCGATGGAGCGCCTGACGCTGCCGATCGGTGGCAATGCGGTGAAGGACAAGCGCCCGGCCGTGATCGCGGCCATGGTTGCGGCGGAACTGCTCGGCGTGCTGCTCGGCTCCCGGAGCTGA
- a CDS encoding LysR substrate-binding domain-containing protein, with amino-acid sequence MKLSKQLPLNALRVFEAVARLESFTRAGEELGMSQTAVSYQIKLLEGHVGEALFLRRPRRISLSEAGERLLPKVTEGFELLREALADLRNTADGTLIIHATATFASQWLARHLGLFQLNNPGIAVRLETSQEVIDFSRTEADLAIRSGKGNWPGLRAHFVMHNHFTPMLSPKLADSIGGVREPLDLLKLRIIDPSDPWWRIWFTAAGYPDVELDTHQRTRLGAQSFEAAAAVAGHGIAILRPEFYPEEIASGALIQPFELTCEDGSHYWLVYPEARRNAGKIRAFREFLRSALPSFEAMPAGAKS; translated from the coding sequence ATGAAACTGTCGAAACAGCTTCCTCTCAATGCCTTGCGCGTCTTCGAAGCTGTTGCGCGGCTTGAGAGTTTTACGCGTGCCGGCGAAGAACTCGGCATGAGCCAGACGGCGGTGAGCTATCAGATCAAGCTCTTGGAAGGACATGTCGGCGAGGCGCTTTTCCTGCGCAGGCCGCGCCGCATTTCGCTGAGCGAAGCCGGAGAGCGGCTCTTGCCGAAGGTCACCGAAGGTTTCGAGCTGCTGCGCGAGGCGCTGGCCGATCTGCGCAACACGGCCGACGGCACGCTGATCATCCACGCCACCGCCACCTTCGCCTCGCAATGGCTGGCCCGCCACCTCGGCCTTTTCCAGCTGAATAATCCCGGCATTGCCGTCCGGCTCGAGACCTCGCAGGAGGTGATCGATTTCAGTCGGACGGAGGCCGATCTCGCCATCCGCAGCGGCAAGGGCAACTGGCCGGGTCTGCGCGCGCACTTCGTCATGCACAATCATTTCACGCCGATGCTGAGCCCGAAGCTCGCCGACAGCATCGGCGGCGTTCGCGAACCGCTCGACCTTTTGAAGCTGCGCATCATCGACCCGTCCGACCCCTGGTGGCGCATCTGGTTCACGGCGGCCGGCTATCCGGATGTCGAACTCGACACGCACCAGCGCACCCGCCTCGGCGCTCAGTCCTTCGAAGCGGCCGCCGCTGTTGCAGGCCATGGCATCGCCATCCTGCGGCCTGAATTCTATCCGGAAGAGATCGCCTCGGGCGCACTGATCCAGCCATTCGAACTCACCTGCGAAGACGGATCGCATTATTGGCTGGTGTATCCCGAAGCACGCCGCAATGCCGGCAAGATCCGGGCTTTCCGCGAATTCCTGCGCAGCGCTCTGCCGAGCTTCGAGGCGATGCCGGCAGGCGCAAAGAGCTGA
- the puuD gene encoding urate hydroxylase PuuD, with amino-acid sequence MYEYAIAWEWLSFAVRWLHVITAIAWIGSSFYFIALDLGLVKRPGLPVGAYGEEWQVHGGGFYHIQKYLVAPASMPEHLTWFKWESYATWLSGFAMLAVVYYGGADLFLIDRSVLELAPWQAICLSLASLAIGWILYDLLCKSPLGKNTWGLMALLYIVLIAMAWGYTQIFTGRAAFLHLGAFTATIMSANVFFIIIPNQKIVVADLIAGRTPDPKYGVIAKQRSLHNNYLTLPVIFFMLSNHYPLAFATQFNWIIAALVFLMGVTIRHWFNTTHARKGQPTWTWLVTVVIFIVIMWLSTVPKVLTGEEEQASLSPRQQTFVENGHFEAVRDVVQGRCSMCHAAEPVWEGIARAPKNVKLETDGEIAAHAHEIYIQAGRSHAMPPGNITEISPEERKLLVAWYETTVEGK; translated from the coding sequence ATGTATGAATACGCGATCGCCTGGGAATGGCTGTCCTTCGCCGTCCGCTGGCTGCATGTGATCACGGCCATCGCCTGGATCGGCTCGTCCTTCTATTTCATCGCGCTGGATCTCGGCCTGGTGAAGCGCCCGGGACTGCCAGTCGGCGCCTATGGCGAGGAGTGGCAGGTCCATGGCGGCGGCTTCTATCACATCCAGAAATACCTGGTCGCGCCCGCCTCGATGCCGGAGCATCTGACCTGGTTCAAATGGGAAAGCTATGCCACCTGGCTCTCCGGTTTTGCCATGCTGGCCGTGGTCTATTACGGCGGCGCCGATCTCTTTCTGATCGACCGCTCGGTGCTGGAACTCGCACCCTGGCAGGCGATCTGTCTGTCATTGGCGTCACTCGCCATCGGCTGGATCCTCTATGATCTCCTGTGCAAGTCGCCGCTCGGCAAAAACACCTGGGGCCTGATGGCGCTGCTATATATCGTGCTGATCGCCATGGCCTGGGGCTATACGCAGATCTTCACCGGCCGCGCCGCCTTCCTGCATCTGGGCGCCTTCACCGCCACCATCATGTCGGCCAATGTCTTCTTCATCATCATTCCGAACCAGAAGATCGTCGTTGCCGACCTGATCGCGGGGCGCACGCCCGATCCGAAATACGGCGTGATCGCCAAGCAGCGCTCGCTGCACAACAATTATCTGACGCTGCCCGTCATCTTCTTCATGCTGTCGAACCACTATCCGCTGGCCTTTGCCACGCAGTTCAACTGGATCATCGCAGCTCTCGTCTTCCTGATGGGCGTCACCATCCGCCACTGGTTCAACACCACGCATGCCCGCAAGGGGCAACCGACCTGGACCTGGCTGGTAACGGTCGTCATCTTCATCGTCATCATGTGGCTCTCCACCGTGCCAAAGGTGCTGACCGGCGAGGAGGAACAGGCGAGCCTCTCGCCGCGGCAACAGACCTTTGTCGAGAATGGCCATTTCGAAGCCGTGCGCGATGTCGTACAGGGGCGCTGTTCGATGTGCCATGCGGCCGAACCCGTCTGGGAAGGCATCGCGCGCGCACCGAAGAACGTGAAGCTTGAGACGGACGGCGAAATTGCCGCCCATGCCCATGAAATCTACATCCAGGCCGGCCGCAGCCATGCCATGCCGCCTGGAAACATCACCGAAATCTCGCCCGAAGAGCGCAAGCTGCTCGTCGCCTGGTACGAGACGACGGTCGAAGGCAAGTGA
- the guaD gene encoding guanine deaminase, with amino-acid sequence MTTETLIRGRLLSFRRAPEDAGDRESYLYEEDGALLVHDGKIASVGAYAEVKPKAGVEATEIDHRPHLILPGLIDCHVHFPQMQVIASYAANLLEWLNTYTFPEECRFVETAHAERIATQFFDEFLRQGTTTAVAYCSVHKASADAFFAESLKRGTLMIGGKVMMDRNAPQGLLDTPQLGYDETRAVIEQWHGKGRNHVAITPRFAITSTPEQMAMTQTLAEEFPDLHIQTHLSENHDEIRYTCELYPDAKDYTDIYARYGLLRKKALFGHAIHLSDREADAMAESGAVAVHCPTSNLFLGSGLFPLKAIKRREKPVTVAVATDIGGGSSYSMFKTMDEAYKIQQLLGERMNPLESFYHMTLGNAVALDLADRIGTLDEGTDADIVVLNAAATPAMRLRMETVTSLSEELFLLQTLGDDRSVVETYVAGKASKPGAEA; translated from the coding sequence ATGACAACAGAGACCCTGATCCGCGGCCGCCTGCTCTCCTTCCGTCGTGCCCCTGAGGATGCCGGTGACCGGGAAAGCTATCTCTATGAGGAGGATGGCGCGCTGCTGGTCCACGATGGCAAGATTGCGAGCGTCGGCGCTTACGCAGAGGTGAAGCCCAAGGCCGGCGTTGAGGCAACCGAGATCGACCATCGCCCGCATCTGATCCTGCCCGGCCTGATCGACTGCCACGTGCATTTCCCGCAGATGCAGGTGATCGCCTCCTATGCCGCCAATCTGCTGGAATGGCTGAACACCTACACCTTCCCCGAGGAATGCCGCTTCGTCGAAACGGCCCATGCCGAGCGGATCGCCACGCAGTTCTTCGACGAATTCCTGCGCCAGGGCACGACCACGGCGGTGGCCTATTGCTCCGTGCACAAGGCCTCTGCCGATGCCTTCTTTGCCGAAAGCCTGAAGCGCGGCACGCTGATGATCGGCGGCAAGGTGATGATGGACCGCAATGCGCCGCAGGGACTGCTCGACACGCCGCAGCTCGGCTACGACGAGACCCGCGCCGTCATTGAGCAATGGCATGGCAAGGGCCGCAACCACGTCGCCATCACCCCTCGCTTCGCCATCACCTCGACGCCCGAACAGATGGCAATGACGCAGACGCTGGCGGAGGAATTCCCCGACTTGCATATCCAGACGCATCTCTCGGAAAACCACGACGAGATCCGCTATACCTGCGAGCTCTATCCGGACGCCAAGGACTATACGGACATCTATGCCCGTTATGGCCTGCTGCGGAAAAAGGCGCTCTTCGGCCATGCGATCCACCTGTCGGACCGCGAAGCCGATGCCATGGCAGAAAGCGGGGCGGTCGCCGTCCATTGCCCGACCTCGAACCTCTTCCTCGGATCCGGCCTATTCCCGCTGAAAGCGATCAAGCGGCGCGAAAAGCCCGTGACCGTCGCGGTCGCCACCGATATCGGCGGCGGTTCCAGCTATTCCATGTTCAAGACCATGGACGAGGCCTACAAGATCCAGCAGCTGCTCGGCGAACGGATGAACCCGCTGGAAAGCTTCTACCATATGACGCTCGGCAACGCGGTCGCACTCGACCTCGCCGACAGGATCGGCACGCTGGACGAAGGCACGGATGCCGATATCGTGGTGCTGAATGCTGCCGCCACCCCGGCCATGCGACTGAGGATGGAAACGGTGACGTCGCTTTCGGAAGAACTCTTCCTCTTGCAGACGCTCGGCGACGATCGGTCGGTGGTCGAAACCTATGTGGCGGGCAAGGCATCGAAGCCAGGCGCGGAGGCATGA
- a CDS encoding potassium channel family protein: protein MLISNLALGTLMISLTVVIHTFGLIAVTHAMSFVTDRTRLHGHRSRMLAMNTVVIGVFAVLTAEVWLWAAAYSLIGVVDDFETALYFSTITFSTVGYGDVVPHPEWRMFAALEGVNGFLLIGWSTAYLIAAGMRVGPFKSGEHF from the coding sequence ATGCTGATCAGCAACCTCGCCCTCGGCACGCTGATGATCTCGCTGACGGTGGTCATCCACACCTTCGGCCTGATTGCCGTCACCCATGCTATGAGCTTCGTCACGGACCGAACCCGGCTGCACGGGCACCGCAGCCGGATGCTGGCGATGAACACGGTCGTCATCGGCGTCTTTGCTGTGTTGACGGCGGAAGTCTGGCTCTGGGCCGCCGCCTACAGCCTGATCGGCGTGGTCGACGATTTCGAGACGGCCCTCTATTTCTCGACCATTACCTTCTCGACCGTCGGCTATGGCGACGTCGTACCCCATCCCGAATGGCGCATGTTTGCCGCCCTCGAAGGCGTCAACGGCTTCCTGCTGATCGGCTGGTCGACGGCCTATCTCATCGCCGCGGGCATGCGTGTCGGCCCCTTCAAGTCGGGTGAGCATTTCTGA
- a CDS encoding TetR/AcrR family transcriptional regulator, translating to MSNLSTTSDQILQSAQTLIVAGGYNGFSYADIAAVVGIRKASIHHHFPSKADLVRTLVARYREDAAAGLARLEQSVTDPLEQVRAYLAYWEACLLDNTAPFCVCAMLAGEAQLLPEDVHREVKAHFRSLSAWLARVMERGAKDGVLSLRSPPAVEAEALLATVHGAMLSARAYGSPEIFSTVKDALLQRLAREN from the coding sequence ATGAGCAATCTTTCCACTACATCCGACCAGATATTGCAGTCGGCCCAGACGCTGATCGTGGCCGGCGGATATAATGGCTTCAGCTATGCGGACATTGCCGCAGTCGTCGGCATTCGCAAAGCCAGCATCCATCATCACTTTCCGAGCAAGGCGGATCTGGTGCGCACACTGGTGGCACGCTACCGCGAGGACGCCGCGGCCGGCTTGGCCAGGCTCGAACAGTCGGTCACCGATCCTCTCGAGCAAGTGCGGGCCTATCTCGCCTATTGGGAAGCCTGCCTTCTTGACAACACCGCCCCCTTCTGTGTCTGCGCCATGCTTGCCGGTGAAGCGCAGCTTTTGCCCGAAGACGTGCACCGGGAGGTGAAGGCGCACTTCCGCAGCCTGTCTGCATGGCTGGCGCGTGTCATGGAGCGTGGCGCCAAGGACGGCGTCCTGTCGTTGCGCTCGCCGCCCGCCGTCGAGGCAGAAGCTCTTCTGGCCACCGTGCACGGGGCGATGCTGTCGGCCCGCGCCTACGGAAGTCCCGAGATCTTCAGCACCGTCAAGGATGCACTTTTGCAGAGGCTGGCCAGGGAAAACTGA
- a CDS encoding alpha-hydroxy acid oxidase → MAPILEISDLKNLARKRVPKLFFDYADSGSYTESTYRANESDFSRIKLRQRVLVDMSGRTLETTMIGEKVKMPVALSPTGLTGMQHADGEMLAAKAAEEFGVPFTLSTMSICSIEDVASVTKRPFWFQLYVMRDREFVVNLIERARAAGCSALVLTADLQLLGQRHKDIRNSLAAPPKLTPKHLYQMAIRPRWCWNMLQTNRRTFRNIHGHAKNVTDLSSLHSWTAEQFDPKLSWADVEWIKKQWGGKLIIKGILDVEDAKMAAETGADAIIVSNHGGRQLDGAHSSISMLPKIVDAVGDKIEVHLDGGIRSGQDVLKAIALGAKGTYIGRPFLYGLGAMGKEGVTKALEIIAKEMDVTMALCGKRQLADVDRGIIAESPF, encoded by the coding sequence ATGGCACCGATCCTCGAAATCTCAGATCTGAAAAACCTTGCTCGCAAGCGCGTGCCAAAGCTGTTCTTCGATTATGCCGACAGCGGCTCCTATACCGAGAGCACCTACCGCGCGAATGAGAGCGATTTTTCAAGGATCAAGCTGCGTCAGCGCGTGCTCGTCGATATGAGCGGTCGCACGCTGGAAACGACGATGATCGGTGAGAAGGTGAAGATGCCGGTGGCGCTGTCACCAACCGGTCTCACCGGCATGCAGCATGCAGACGGCGAGATGCTGGCGGCGAAGGCCGCGGAAGAATTCGGCGTGCCCTTCACCCTCTCGACCATGAGCATCTGCTCGATCGAAGACGTTGCTTCGGTCACCAAGCGGCCCTTCTGGTTTCAGCTCTACGTCATGCGCGACCGCGAGTTTGTGGTGAACCTGATCGAGCGCGCTCGGGCCGCCGGTTGCTCGGCACTCGTGCTGACCGCCGATCTGCAGTTGCTCGGCCAGCGCCACAAGGACATCCGAAACAGCCTCGCCGCCCCGCCGAAGCTGACGCCGAAGCACCTCTACCAGATGGCGATCCGTCCACGCTGGTGCTGGAACATGCTGCAGACCAACCGCCGCACCTTCCGCAACATCCACGGTCACGCGAAGAACGTCACCGACCTCTCCTCGCTGCATTCCTGGACGGCTGAGCAGTTCGATCCGAAGCTTTCCTGGGCCGATGTCGAATGGATCAAGAAGCAATGGGGCGGCAAGCTGATCATCAAGGGCATTCTCGACGTCGAGGATGCGAAGATGGCCGCCGAAACCGGCGCTGACGCGATCATCGTGTCCAACCATGGCGGCCGCCAGCTCGACGGCGCCCATTCGTCGATTTCGATGTTGCCAAAGATCGTCGACGCCGTCGGCGACAAGATCGAAGTGCATCTCGACGGCGGCATCCGCTCCGGCCAGGACGTGCTGAAGGCGATCGCGCTGGGCGCCAAAGGCACCTATATCGGCCGCCCCTTCCTCTATGGCCTCGGCGCCATGGGCAAAGAGGGCGTGACGAAGGCGCTGGAGATCATCGCCAAGGAGATGGACGTGACCATGGCACTTTGCGGCAAGCGGCAACTGGCCGACGTCGACAGGGGCATCATCGCCGAGAGCCCGTTTTGA
- a CDS encoding TIGR02594 family protein — MTRVIIDTPYSVKTRAKALAIGGTRCVIRYYNRKNSQIFPDKCLTRGEAEAISDAGMTMAVVFQQNHRQLSDFLNDNAEGDAKRAVECAAAVGQPKESAIYVSVDHDFYRADELAVIEKYFEHVAKAFRAAGYKIGVYGSGTVGARLKRAGSVDYVWLARALGWSGSRDALRAGAYDLYQDAVDLKIDGLDCDSNVTRPGQPDFGQFTLSEVQPERRLQLVDADAGRTLYEVASRSSLNLRGGPSLDYPVIRSLTPGTQVYGLQRSGDWLKVDLEGDGKADGYVWLNYMRSIAGHTANLPVQGQQAIDIAYRELELQVRELPGPASNPRISLYYRGMDGSGADYDDSEISWCSYFANFCFAELGQRGSGKSNARSWATWGRPVVGPPQRGNVVVLWRESISSWKGHVGFFVGYDGDNWLLIGGNQGDAVSIKAFDPARVLAVRRL; from the coding sequence ATGACACGCGTGATTATCGATACACCCTATAGTGTGAAAACCAGGGCAAAAGCCCTCGCGATCGGCGGAACGCGCTGTGTGATCCGCTACTATAATCGCAAAAACAGCCAGATCTTTCCCGACAAATGCCTGACGCGGGGAGAAGCAGAGGCGATTTCGGACGCCGGCATGACCATGGCGGTTGTCTTCCAGCAGAACCATCGGCAGCTCTCGGATTTCCTGAACGACAATGCCGAGGGTGATGCAAAGCGGGCGGTGGAATGCGCAGCCGCCGTCGGCCAGCCGAAGGAGAGCGCGATCTATGTGTCGGTCGACCACGACTTCTATCGGGCCGATGAACTTGCAGTGATCGAGAAATACTTCGAGCATGTCGCGAAGGCTTTCAGAGCGGCAGGATACAAGATCGGCGTCTATGGCTCAGGTACGGTCGGCGCGCGACTGAAGAGAGCCGGGTCCGTCGACTATGTCTGGCTCGCCCGCGCGCTCGGCTGGTCCGGCAGCCGCGATGCGCTCCGCGCCGGTGCCTATGACCTCTACCAGGATGCCGTGGACCTCAAGATCGACGGCCTGGACTGCGACAGCAACGTCACCCGGCCCGGGCAGCCGGATTTCGGACAGTTCACATTGTCCGAAGTCCAACCCGAACGACGGCTCCAACTGGTGGATGCCGACGCAGGACGAACGCTCTACGAAGTCGCCAGTCGCAGCAGTCTTAACTTGCGCGGCGGGCCGTCGCTGGACTATCCGGTGATCCGCAGCCTCACCCCCGGGACGCAGGTTTACGGCCTGCAGCGCAGCGGCGACTGGCTGAAGGTCGATCTCGAAGGCGACGGCAAGGCTGATGGCTATGTCTGGCTGAACTATATGAGAAGCATAGCCGGCCACACCGCCAATCTCCCGGTCCAGGGCCAGCAGGCCATCGACATCGCCTATCGCGAACTGGAGTTGCAGGTCCGTGAACTGCCCGGCCCGGCCAGCAATCCGCGTATCTCGCTCTACTATCGAGGCATGGACGGCAGTGGGGCCGACTATGACGACAGCGAGATCTCCTGGTGTTCCTACTTCGCCAACTTCTGTTTTGCCGAACTCGGCCAACGCGGCTCCGGCAAGAGCAATGCACGCTCTTGGGCGACGTGGGGCCGCCCTGTGGTGGGACCGCCGCAGCGGGGCAACGTGGTGGTGCTCTGGCGGGAATCAATCAGCAGTTGGAAGGGCCATGTCGGCTTCTTCGTCGGCTATGATGGCGACAACTGGCTGCTGATCGGCGGCAATCAGGGCGATGCCGTCTCGATCAAGGCTTTCGATCCGGCACGGGTGCTGGCTGTTCGCCGCCTGTAA
- a CDS encoding metallophosphoesterase family protein: MRFAAIADIHGNALALEAVLADIAEQGIATADIVNLGDCLSGPLEAGRTADILVPLQLVTVCGNHDRYLVEHAAGDMHEWEADAYAELSPAHLDWLKSLPFDAVFRDVAYLCHATPHDDNTYWLEQVSSQGHVHLRDPATTEAWAAGITQSLIICGHTHIPRAVQLSDGRLIVNPGSVGGPGYTDDAPHPHKVEAGLPHASYAILDDASGRWSVTFRLVPYDHMAMSRLATERNRPAWASALATGFVRG; this comes from the coding sequence ATGCGTTTTGCCGCCATCGCCGACATTCACGGCAACGCGCTCGCGCTCGAGGCTGTTCTCGCCGATATCGCCGAGCAGGGGATTGCCACCGCCGACATCGTCAACCTCGGCGATTGCCTGTCGGGGCCGCTCGAAGCCGGGCGGACCGCCGATATCCTCGTGCCGCTTCAGCTGGTCACCGTTTGCGGCAATCACGATCGCTACCTCGTCGAGCATGCCGCCGGGGACATGCATGAATGGGAGGCCGATGCCTATGCCGAGCTTTCGCCCGCGCATCTCGACTGGCTGAAGTCGCTGCCCTTCGACGCGGTGTTTCGCGATGTCGCCTATCTCTGCCATGCGACGCCGCACGACGACAACACCTACTGGCTGGAGCAGGTCTCAAGCCAGGGGCATGTGCATCTGCGCGATCCGGCGACGACCGAGGCCTGGGCGGCCGGGATCACCCAGTCCCTGATCATTTGCGGCCATACCCATATCCCGCGGGCCGTGCAGCTTTCCGATGGGCGGTTGATCGTCAATCCGGGCAGCGTCGGCGGTCCGGGTTATACGGACGACGCGCCGCATCCGCACAAGGTGGAGGCGGGGCTGCCGCATGCGAGCTATGCCATTCTGGACGACGCGTCGGGCCGTTGGTCCGTCACCTTCCGGCTGGTGCCCTATGACCACATGGCAATGAGCCGGCTGGCCACGGAGCGGAACCGTCCGGCCTGGGCGAGCGCGCTTGCGACGGGGTTCGTGCGAGGGTGA
- the uraH gene encoding hydroxyisourate hydrolase encodes MTGLTTHVLDTALGKPAQGLRIQLLRMNGEEAELIKTVFTNDDGRVDGGPMLIGEEFQIGQYQLLFHAGDYLKGTGSALTDPPFLDVIPIRFGISDTTAHYHVPLLLSPYGYSTYRGS; translated from the coding sequence ATGACCGGCCTCACCACCCATGTGCTCGACACGGCGCTCGGCAAGCCTGCCCAGGGGCTTCGCATCCAGTTGCTGCGGATGAATGGCGAGGAGGCGGAGTTGATCAAAACCGTCTTCACCAATGACGACGGCCGCGTCGATGGCGGGCCGATGTTGATCGGTGAGGAATTTCAGATCGGGCAGTACCAGTTGCTGTTTCACGCCGGCGATTATCTGAAGGGGACGGGCAGCGCGCTGACCGATCCGCCCTTTTTGGACGTGATCCCGATCCGTTTCGGGATTTCAGACACCACGGCGCATTACCATGTGCCGCTCTTGCTCTCCCCCTATGGCTATTCGACCTATCGGGGCAGCTGA
- a CDS encoding ureidoglycolate lyase, translated as MPIDLPIRPLTASAFAPFGEVIEADPPTMRLINGGTTERFHALFSPEVTGEGARVIVNIFRGQPRAFPYAIGMMERHPFGSQSFSPLSGRPFLVAVSPDEGGKPGEPQVFLAAPHQGVNYRRNTWHHPLMAIGEVSDFLVVDRDGPGNNLEEFFFDTPFLIREPHP; from the coding sequence TTGCCCATCGACCTTCCCATCCGTCCGCTGACGGCTTCCGCCTTTGCGCCTTTCGGTGAGGTGATCGAGGCCGATCCCCCGACCATGCGGCTGATCAATGGCGGCACGACCGAGCGGTTTCATGCGCTGTTTTCGCCTGAGGTCACGGGCGAGGGCGCTCGGGTGATCGTCAACATCTTTCGCGGCCAGCCGCGTGCCTTTCCCTACGCGATCGGCATGATGGAGCGCCATCCCTTCGGCAGCCAGAGCTTTTCGCCGCTGTCCGGGCGGCCCTTCCTCGTTGCCGTCTCCCCGGATGAAGGCGGCAAACCGGGTGAACCTCAGGTGTTCCTCGCTGCCCCGCATCAGGGGGTGAACTATCGGCGCAACACCTGGCATCATCCGTTGATGGCGATCGGGGAGGTCAGCGATTTCCTGGTTGTCGATCGCGACGGACCCGGCAACAATCTCGAAGAATTCTTCTTTGATACCCCCTTCCTGATTCGGGAGCCTCATCCATGA
- a CDS encoding HepT-like ribonuclease domain-containing protein: protein MSFEAFEVDLLRQRAVAMSFVLIAAAAARIQARFPDIASEQPEIAWAQMRGLRNLVVHEYDRLDWRQVWDTVERDLPKLVRQIDQLRHPHVQGE from the coding sequence GTGAGTTTCGAGGCGTTCGAGGTCGATCTGCTGCGCCAGCGCGCGGTGGCCATGAGCTTCGTCTTGATTGCGGCCGCCGCCGCCCGTATTCAGGCAAGGTTTCCCGATATTGCGTCTGAGCAACCGGAGATCGCGTGGGCACAAATGCGCGGGCTACGTAATCTTGTGGTCCATGAATACGACCGGCTGGATTGGCGTCAGGTCTGGGATACGGTGGAGCGTGACCTTCCGAAGCTGGTTCGTCAGATCGACCAGCTGCGCCACCCGCATGTTCAGGGAGAATGA
- a CDS encoding nucleotidyltransferase family protein — MRPSEVLEKNRQAIRDVTARHKATNPRVFGSVARGEDGPDSDLDILVDGLPGMTLFDLGGLQAELEDLLPCRVDIVPSGGLKERMRERILAEARAI; from the coding sequence ATGCGACCGTCCGAAGTGCTGGAGAAGAACAGGCAAGCGATCCGCGATGTGACAGCACGTCACAAGGCGACAAACCCCCGTGTCTTCGGTTCTGTAGCCCGGGGTGAGGATGGACCGGACAGCGACCTGGACATCCTTGTGGATGGACTTCCGGGCATGACGCTCTTCGATCTTGGCGGCCTGCAAGCGGAGTTGGAAGATCTGTTGCCCTGTCGGGTGGATATCGTCCCCTCGGGCGGTTTGAAAGAGCGGATGCGAGAGCGGATTCTTGCCGAGGCGCGCGCTATATGA